A region from the Salidesulfovibrio onnuriiensis genome encodes:
- a CDS encoding sulfide-dependent adenosine diphosphate thiazole synthase, whose translation MSLDERIITEAIITEYYNKFRDCLSVDVAIVGGGPSGMTAAYHLCKAGHKVALFERKLSLGGGMWGGGMTWNFIVVQEGSKHVLEELGVPMKQYQGEYYTCDAVTATTTLASQACLAGLQVFNCMSVEDVAIREVDGVKRVTGLVINSSPVEMAGLHVDPVVINCKYVIEATGHDTEVLKTLCRKNDIRLDTPDGCIMGEQSMWADVAEANTVEHTREVFPGVYVTGMAANATLGSYRMGPIFGGMLLSGVKAAQEISAKLKA comes from the coding sequence ATGTCTCTTGATGAAAGAATCATCACCGAGGCCATCATCACCGAATACTACAACAAGTTCCGCGACTGCCTGTCCGTGGACGTGGCCATCGTGGGCGGCGGGCCGTCCGGCATGACCGCGGCCTACCACCTGTGCAAGGCGGGCCACAAGGTCGCCCTGTTCGAGCGCAAGCTCTCCCTCGGGGGCGGCATGTGGGGCGGCGGCATGACCTGGAACTTCATCGTGGTTCAGGAAGGCTCCAAGCACGTGCTGGAGGAACTGGGCGTGCCCATGAAGCAGTACCAGGGCGAGTATTACACCTGCGACGCGGTGACCGCCACCACCACCCTGGCCTCCCAGGCCTGCCTGGCCGGGCTCCAGGTCTTCAACTGCATGTCCGTGGAGGACGTGGCCATCCGCGAGGTGGACGGCGTGAAGCGCGTCACCGGGCTGGTCATCAACTCCTCGCCCGTGGAAATGGCCGGACTGCACGTGGACCCCGTGGTCATCAACTGCAAGTACGTGATCGAGGCCACCGGGCACGACACCGAGGTGCTCAAGACCCTGTGCCGCAAGAACGACATCCGGCTCGACACCCCGGACGGCTGCATCATGGGCGAACAGTCCATGTGGGCCGACGTGGCCGAGGCCAACACCGTGGAGCATACCCGCGAGGTGTTCCCGGGCGTGTACGTGACCGGCATGGCCGCCAACGCCACCCTGGGTTCCTACCGCATGGGCCCCATCTTCGGGGGCATGCTCCTGTCCGGAGTCAAGGCCGCCCAGGAGATTAGCGCCAAATTGAAGGCATAA